The stretch of DNA CGCAACGGAAAACGTGTGTGCGGTGCGCTGGGCGGCGCCAAGAACCACATGGTGGTGGCGCTGGATGCCGATGTGCAGCTGGTCGGGGATGGCTTTGCCGCGCGCTCTGGCTTGGGATCGGCCGGAGAGCGTTGCATGGCCATTAGCGTGGCGGTGCTGGTTGGGGAGATTGCCGACGTCGTGGTGCCGCAGCTGATTGAGCGTGTACGTGCGCTCCGGATTGGCGACGGTATGGACGCCGGTTCCGAAATGGGTCCAATCGTTCGACGCGGAAGCACTTGAGCGGATTGAGCAGTACGTCGCGCTCGGTGTGGAGGAGGGCGCCACATTGCTGGTGGACGGACGCGGCACAACCGTGTCAGGTCGGCCGGGCGGATTCTTTACCGGCGGCACCTCTTTGACCACGTGACCGCCTCCATGCGCATCTACCGCGAGGAAATCTTCGGACCGGTGCTATGCTGCGTCCGCGCGTGCCTGATGTGGCCTCTCGGCCATCGCACTGGTGAATGCCCATGAGCATGGCAAACGGCGTGCGCCCTGCTATACGCGCGACGGCAATGTCGCGCGTGAGTTCGCCTGCCGGATCGAAGTGGGAATGGTGGGCATCATCAAAATCCCCATTCCTGTGCCAATGGCGTGGCACGGCTTCGGCGGGTGGAAACGCAGTCTGTTTGGCGATATGCATGCCTATGGCGAGGAAGGCGTCCGCTTGTACACCCGACAGAAGTCCATCTTGCGGAAGCGCTGGTCGGGAAGCATCGGTGCTTACGCCGACTTCGTCATGCCCACGGGGCGGTAACGGGCCCGTGATAAGGTTGAAGCGATCCCTCGATGTGCGGACGCGCGGCCGAAACGCACCTCCGTCCAGATAGACCTCTCAGTCTTTCCCTTCGACTCATCACCGTCCGATTGGGATCGTGATGCCCACAACCTCCAGCGCGTCGGTGGGGACGTTGGGATAGGCTTTGCGCAAGTCGGCGGCCAGATCGCGCGTGATCTGCCGCCAGGCGTCCCCGTTTTCTCTGCGCCGATCGCGACCAGCCAGGCTTCGGGGAGCGTCGTCACCACCAGCGAGCGGCGTGACGATACCCCTTCGAGAAACGAGCTGTCTCTGGGGCGCAGACCGTCACGGTCCGCCGCATTCTTGTGTAACCGAAGAGCCGCGTGGCGTTCGGGACGCCAGGCTCTTTCTTGTCCACCACCACGAACCGACAGCTTGAACGTTGCGTCCGTTACGCCACGGCGCCGCACCTCGGATCGACGTGCCGCGCACGTTGACCGGGACGCGCAGGCGCATCGACAGCGACGGATACTCCAATGGCCGGAAATCGCAGACTGACCGTGGTCATCTTTGATTGCACTTTCCGGCGTCGCCAGATGACACGCCCTTCCTGCCTGCTCGCCTTTGTCGGCGACGATCGAAATTCCATTCAGCACGTCGCCCTCGCGACCGCCGTTTCCGGCATCGTAGATGAACTCATACTCGCGTCGAAACTTTCCGAGATCGCGCTTTTGGTCGCAGTGCAAAATGAGCCCATCAGGGTGCGACCTTGGCATCATGGTGCGAATGCCGCGATCCTGCTGACCGCTGGCTTCCAGAAGACGAAATGTTGCCTGTGGAGTCCAGCTCGCCGATCCCTCCGGGAAGTGGAGCGCGGGCGCGAAGTGACGTGGCGAACGGCGGCGCTATGGTGGCGGCGGCGCGTTGGCGACCGGCGGGACGACGCCAGTCGCGCTGCGCCGTAGCCCATGCCAGCATCGCTGGTCGAATCGAGCGCCCCCAATTCGCCCAGTGTGATGACCACCGATTCAAGAAATGCTGGCGGTGGAAATGCGGACGCGGTGATGCCCGCAATGTGATCACCGCGAACGCTCCCGGAGGTCGACCGACGGCACGTCGGCGGGGAATCGCGAAGCGCCCAGTGCCACCACGCCGTCGTTAAGTTCCGTAAACCGCCCCACCTGCTTGGTCAGCGTTTCCATCCACGGATGCGCGTCATGCACGTCACCGGTGAGCGCTAGCGAAAACAAGCGGGTGCGCGTTCACCCACCTGGTCGCCGAATTCACCTCCCAGAAAGCCCGTCGCGTGGCGGGGTAGAGTGATTGTGCAGAACCATCGGTTGCACAGGCGGTGGAATCGTATCGCGTGGACGCCCAGCGCAATTCAATGATGCTTTTAACTCCGCGCGCTCAGCCACCGGCGAACCAAGGTGCGGCGTGGCGATCGTCACCAGTGCGGCCACCTGCTGATGCGCAAATACCGAGTCGGCCAGCAGCGCCTCCGTGGCGTCAACTCCGCCCTTGGAGTGCAACTTTCGATCAGCAAGTACCGAGGACGGGCGTACCCACGCCTCGTCGCTTACGCGTGTCGTCACGCAGCCCGCGCAGCAGCGTGGACGCGTTGATGGTCGAACTGCAGCGTCCATCAACCCGGACGGACATGGTGCGAACGCCGAGTCGCTCACGTACGGCGTGCAATCCGCGTTGCCAGATCTCCCGTCAAAGAGCTCGCCATAAATACCGGGCACCAGGACAACGGTGATGCCGGACAGCTCCGGATCGTACAACAACGGGATCGCTGCTGGCTCCACGCGCTGCCAGAGACTACGCTCAGCGAACACTTGGTTGAATAGGGTCGCGGCAAGGCGGGGAGCGGGCCCATCAGGCGTTCCGGGTCGGCACGCACCTGCGCCGCCTGCGCGCGGCGCCAGTCGCGCGCAAAGGGCTGATCACGGGAATCCAGAACACTGTCGGTTTCGGGAAGTCGAGGGAGGCTTGCAGGAAGAACGGCAGTGTCCACGAGAGCATGGCCGCCGTGCGTATTCCGGCACCTCCACCAGCCTTGAGCGACTGCGTACCGCGCGTCCCCGTCGGCGATCCCAGTCGTCATACAATCTCTGCCAGCGGCATCAATTCAGGAATTCCACGGATCTGATCCATGGCCGTCCGCAGCCGATCATCGAGCTTGGCGGGATCATTTGAATCGGCCAGGGCAAGCAATGTGTCGACGCCGCGCGCGGAGCTCCTGCAGCACGTCCACCTTTGACAGACCCCCCTGCACATCCTTCCAGTCGAAGCCTGCGTTCAATGTGCCAGGCGAGTCGGCCGACGATGGCACCAATCCCCGCAAATCCGCGCAGACGCGTCCAGTCGAAATAGCCGATGGACTGCACGCCGACCGGCCGGGCGCGCTGGAGGAAGCCGGCATCCGCCGAGTGATCGGCATGCCCGGTCGCCACCTGCGGGGACGCCAGTACCTGCGCGCGCACCATGGAGTCCGGATTTTCGAGCGGATGGAGCCAGTCCGCCTGTCGTAACAGTTGGCGTGGGGTCACCCGCATGGCATCAATCACTTCATCGGCGCGGACATCGTGCGGCAACTGCGTTGACGTACTGGCCACGATGCCGAAACGTGGGACGAGCGGACATCGAGCCGTGAGTGCGGACCATACGAACCGTGCGACCAAAGCCACCGTCATGGGCAAATCCATCGGCCAGGTTCACAATCAGGTCCGGCGCATTCTCCACGCGCTTCTCGGCGGTCGCCACCAGGCGATGCAACGCATCAGGCCATCATGGTCCGTCAATCGACGCATGCCGGGCAACGCTGTCCGGCACCCACCGAACGGTTTCGCGCGACGTGATGAGTCCGGTATCGCCAGCGGGTTGCCGGTGCGCGCCCGATAGGTGTATTCCCACGAACGCCCGTCGCCAGCGACGCGCCAACGCACGGCGGCTTACCACCATCGGCCGCACGCACCACGATTGCGCCGCCACCGGCGACGTCCATCCACGACCAGCGTGACGCCGCGCCTCTGCGCAACACTTCGTCGGCAGCGACGCCGCTTCGAGAGATCGGGGAAGTACAGGTTGACCATCGACGCCAACGCAATGGTGACCACCGAGACGTCGTTGGAATCGAGCACGGTGCCGGTATCGCGACGCACCAGGCCTGAGCGCGCCGAATGGCGGGGTTCATCGAGACCGGCAGGCAGAACGACTCGGCCTCTCCCTCGGCGAACGCGCCGACATTGCCGTGGTCGGACACCATCACGTCAACTGAGTCGCCGCGGGCGTCGAGCGTGGTAACCACACGCTCGATCATCGCGTCCAGCTGCCCAGAGAAGCGTGCAGGTCGTCCTTGTGCGTGTGTGCCATCATCGGTGCCACTGATGTACGCGTTGAAGCGCCCACCGGTGAACCCATCGAGTATGCGCGCTCGGTCTCTCCAGCTCGCGGTCGAACAGCCGACGACCGGGGAAATACATCAGCGGTTCGATGAGCGGATCAAAAAGGTGTCGAACGCGCGCATGCAGTTGCACGGGCTTGCCTGGCGGGCGATCACCTGACGCGATCGTCGAACACTGCATGGCATCAAGGTCGAAACCAGCGGCCCACAGTAGGCAGACGCCCGCGCCTCGCCGAAGGCGCCTGCGTGCCGATGATCTCCGTCCACGACGGGTGGCTCATCGTGATACGGCGCAATCATGCGGCTGGCGTGACGAAAACGCCTGAACAGCCCATTCGCTTGTTCGCGCGAGAACGCCTCCCATCCCACCCCGTCGACCGCGAGAAAAAGTTGCCCGACGCCCCGTCGCTTACGTGGCGTGTGCTGGGCTGGCGCGCCGTCAGGCACTACCCAGGAGCAGGGCGATGCCAAGGATCGACACCAGCCACGACCAAAGGGGATCCGTGATCGTGTGTCGCGCGCGGTCAGTCCGGCCATCGGGGGAATAATGCACTGGTCGCCCGCTGACGGCATCGGTCACAGGTGTGACCGATGCGCCTGGTCACGCCGCCGCGTCGTGCGGTTTCACCAATGGGGACGGGCGTCACCATTCAGGCATCGGCAAACACGTGCGTTTCCATGCCCTCCGGGATGCACCACGGCGCCGTAGCGCGCCGAACCCATGGTCTGCGCATAAAGCCAAATCGCGCCCGACTGAAGTCGTGCTGTCGCGGTATACTGTGCGCGTCGTGCGGCCCAGTTCATCGTCCGTCAGCCGCACCGACAGTGGCGGAATCGGCGTCAATGTCGATGAGATCACCGCTCGCGCAGCAACGCGTTGGTTGCACCCACCGACGCTTCGGGGAGACAAATGCCCGATGCAGGCCGCGCGTGGCGCCGGAGAACCGAACATCGGTATGAGTGCCACCCGCTCGCCCATTCCCTGGCCGTAAATGGCGGATGTCGTGGACAGCATCTCCCGCATGCCCGGCCCGCCAGCCGGACCTTCAACGAATCACCAGCACATCGCCAGCCGAGTACGCCCGCTGCATGACAGCGGTGATGCCGCTTCCCTCCGACTCGAACACGCGCGCCGGTCCGCCGAACGTTCCGATGCGCCAGGCCCGCGACCTTCACCACCGCGCCATCAGGCGCAAGGTTGCCACGCAATCCCACCAATCCACCGGTCGACGAAATCGCATTGGAAACCGCGCGCACCACCCTCCTGGCCGCTCGGCATCACCACGTCGGCCAGGTCTTCGGCGATGGTCTTGCCCGTCACGGTGAGGCAATCACCATGCAAGAAATCCGCCGTCCAGCAGCGCCTTGAGAATGATGGACACGCCACCGATGTCATGCACGTCCTTGGCGAGATAGCGGCCGCCGGGCTTGAGATCCGCAATGAGTGGCGTACGCGCAAAGACCTCGGCGACATCAAACAAATCGAACGCAATTCCGATTTCGTTGGCAAGCGCCGGAAGATGCAAATGCGGCGTTGGTGGAACCGCCGGTGGCCGCCACCACTGCGGCCGCATTCTCCAACGCCTGACGCGTCACGTTTGTCGTGGACGCGGCCCATCGCGCAGCCACGCATCACGGCGCGGCCAGCCGCTTCGGCATAGGCGCCGCCGCGATCCTCGTACCGGGGCGGGCGGACTGGCCGAACCCTGCAACGCGAGACCGATGGCTTCCGACACATACGCCATACTGTTGGCGGTATACTGGCCACCACACGAACCGGCACTCGGACACGCCACGCGCTCCAGCGCGGTGAGGTCTCAAGCGGTAACGCCCGCCGCGTACGACCCCACGGCTTCAAACACATCCAGCACCGTCACATCACGACCATGAAATCGACCTGGCAAAATGCTGCCACCGTCCAAGAAACACCGACGGCACATCGAGGCGCAGCATCGCCATCATCATGCCGGGGAGCGACTTGTCGCATCCGGCGAGGCCCACGAGCCCGTCGTAGCAGTGGCCTCGCACCGTCAGTTCGATGGAGTCGGCGATGATCTCGCGACTGACCAACGACGACTTCATGCCCGCATGGCCCCATGGCGATGCCATCGGTCACGGTGATGGTGGTGAACTCGCGCGGAGTGCCACCCGCCGCAATCACGCCGCGCTTGGCCACCTCGGCTTGCTTAGGCGCAGCGGGATGTTGCAGGGCGCCGCTTCGTTCCAACGGACACCACGCCAATCAACGGCTGTTGGATCTCGGCTTCAGTGAGACCAGCATCGCATAGTAGAACGAGCGGTGTGGTGCGCGTTCGGGACCGACGGTGGTGTGGCGACTGGGCAGCGACGACTTATCCACGTGGATCGAGATGGCGGATAGGAACGAGGGGCGGATTCGCGATGAACCCGACCCCACGACGTTACCGCATCACGCTGCCGATCGCGAGGTGGGTGGCTACCGCTTCGCCTTCATGATCACCTTGATAACCCCGTTCTTCGCCCGCGGATCGCCATAGGCCAGTCTCGCTGGTTCACCCTTCACCACTTCGATGGATTCGATCTGCTCAGGCACAAGTCGCTCAAGCTCGGAGGACTCGACAACCTTCCCGTCGATCAGGAGCAGTCGAATTTCCGCTTGGGCGACTGAGCGCCGAGTGCACCGACATTCAAATCCGTCTTGGGCTGGGCGATTCTGACTTCAGAAATCGTGACCGACTGCGATTCCTCCAGCGCGCCTGCGACCTTCATCAAGGCCGGGCGTCCTGGTGAGAATGCGAATCTCACTGATCGAATCCCTTTCTTCGACACCGCGATGGAGGTGATCTTTTCGGCGCTGATCGCTTTCGCCACCGACTCCTCCTCCACGGGAGTCCCGTCCACCACATAGTGCACCGCGCCGCTGCTGGCCATGGCCCGTTGGGCGGTGGTCGCATCCATGCGTTCCACATCCGCCGAGGTGGGCAACTTCGATTCGCAGGCAGTCATGAGCGCGACCGCTGCCAGTAATCCACTGCCAAACCGACGAGCGTGCACAAATCGCGACGGGCGTGACGTCATGGCAACCAATCTCCGTTCGAGGTACGAACCGTTGCGTGAAAATGCCGGCATAGCCGACGGGAGGGCGGGACGAAATGCGGACAGCTCGATCAGCAGCGAACCGTAGAGGCGGCCCGCGGCACACCTCGGCGCAGTACACGTCGATCACAATCCAGTTCAATGGCGAGTCGCAACCGACCCAGGGCAAAACCACAGCGCAGGGTGCCACGGCATACAGGCCACGATCCCGCAGGCCATCACCAGCAACCACGGATCACCGGCGCGCACATGCTCGGATTCGTGGGCGACAACCAGCCGTTGTTCCTCGGGCGGGCAACGCAGCAACCATGCCGGAAGGATGATCTCGGACGGGGCCAGACCCACGACCGCCGGACCCGCCGCCGGCGCGATGCGCGCAGTGACGGTGTCGACCCGTTGCACCGGCCAACGGCGCATGACCCGCCGGATGCGGAGGTAGCTGACAACGAAGACGCTCAGCGTTGCGACACTGGCCAGCAGCCAGATCCGGCCAAACCGCGTTGCGGCGGGGCAGGGACACGAGCCAACGTCGCCTCCACAACCTGCAGCGGCTTCGATCGGAACGATGATGACGTCGCGCGAACGCGCCCACAGCGCCCCGAACGCCGTGCGGCGCATCAACGCGCACCATCGAGGCGTCTACGGACGTCGAGTGTCCGGCATCGTCACCCGCATCGATGAGGACTCTCCGGAAGGGAGCCGCGAAACTCAACGCGACAATGGCGCCCATGGCACCAAACCAGATCCAGCGGACCGCGCGCTGCGCGGCGCCGGTGCTGGCATCGTGTCGCGGCGATCGCCGCCAGCGCCACCAGGCCGCCGATGAGTACAGAAAACAGCATCCAGCTGCTCATGCAGGCGCTCCTCCGCGTCGGCGGCCAGTGAGCCGGCAGCCAGCAGCGTGCGCATGCGTTCCAGCTCTTCCCGCCCCAGGCCTTCGTCATTTACCAACTGGGCGAACAAGCGCTCCGACGAGCCCTGGAAGATCGCGTCGCGGATGCGCAATGAAGCGCTCCCCGTTTAAGCGTGCTCGGCTTCTACCGCCGCGAAGTAGCGATAGGCGCCCTTCAGCCTCGTGGCGGACGTATCCCTTCTCTTCGAGGGTCTGGAGCGCCGAGAGAACCGTGGTGTGAGCCACGGGCTCATCAAGCTCGTCCTTGACCTGGGTGACGGTGGCCGAGCCGAGCTTTCCAGAGGACGCTCATCACGGCGAGTTCGCGGGGGGAAGTGGATTTGGGTCGGCCATGGCGGGTCAAGTACGGAAGTTTCCGTAGAATGACACCATGGCCCCCGCGTGTCAACTGGTTTTCCAGTAGTCGGCCGAATTCCCTACTGCAACTGGATATACAGCGGCACCGGCCACAGTCGCAGAATCGATTCGCGGCTGGTGGATGGGTTGTCGTTGCGCGACTTGGTGAACTGCTTCCAGTAAGCGAACTGCACGGGTTCCTTCTTGATGTGGCTGTAGAATGGATCCCGCTTGAGCCACGGCGCGCCAAAGCCATCCATGTGCATCACGATCTGCACCTTCGCATCGAGCTTGATGTTCGACGCGTTCGTGACGCCCTTACGTGTGAAGCGATGCACCACCAGCACTTTCGGCGGCAGGTTGTACTTGTCGACCAGACCGGCCAGAAACCGCGACGCGTAGTTGATATCCGCGGCATCGTACGTGCCGATCTTCTTTCCCGGACGCGTGGCGTCCTTCATGGAAAATTCCGGATCGATGCCCAGGTGCACCTCCGGTCGCTTCAGGAAGCGCTCCAGCCACGGCAGCTCCTGCTGCAACGTGCTTTGCCCTACTTGCACGTCCACGAACATGATGGCGTTCTTGCGCTTCGCCCAGCCGTACACTTTCTCGATGACGGTGCTGTCCATGCGCAGTCGGTACTTGCCATCGCGACCCGCATCGGCCTGCGCCACGACGGCGATCAGGTGCAGCGCCGGTTGCACAGGATGTGAGGATCGAGGCGGTTCCATTCCGCGACTTCCTGGTCCAATCGACGCAGCATGTCATCGGTCTCGAACTCGCCCAGAATCCCCATGCGCTTCGACAGCGGATTGCCGTAGAAGGCAATGATGCGCTTGGCCGGCAAGATCGAACCTGGAAGCGTGGCGGGCATCTTGGGTGGCCACAGCGAATCGAGGTCGCTGCCGGCGTTCTTGTAGGCAAGATGCTTCTCGCCGGCCACGGGCCAGCGCGCCAGTCGGACGCGCGGACTTCTTGATGGTGTCCGCGCGCTGCGTCTTGTTGGTGGCGCGCTTTTTCGACGCCGCCGTGGTCTTGGCGCGTGTCGACTTCACGGCGGGCGGCTTGGCGCTTTGCACCGCGCGCGCGGACACGGGTACAACTGACGCCGCAAGGAGCAGCGCCGCACCGGCGGCGCCCAAGCGGCGAGTGAAGAAATTCGGATTCAGGGGCATCCTACAAACATCACTTGTTGACGCTCCGTGTTGCAGCGGTGTCCGTTGCCGATTTTCGCCGGTCCCGCTTCACACGGATCTCCCGATCGATGCCCAATCCCAGTTTCCCGATGGCTTCCGCGCGGACCACCAACCACCGCGGCTCGGCGACGACGTCCAGCAACCGACCGGTGGATACGGTACCAGACAACGTGACACCGTCGGCCAAATCACGATTGAGCGCCCGTTCGACGCGCGAGCGGGTTTCCTCCATGAGTGGCTCAATGGGGACGCGGGCTCGAGCGCGCAACTCGGTCACCATATCCCCCTTCTTGAGCCACGCCAGCCCGAGTACCAGGGCGTTGGCCGTGGCCACGTCAAAGTCGAGGTCAGGCACGGTGAGCATGCGGGCCACCGAATCCACTTGTGGCGTTCCCACAAAGTATGCGTCGCCACTGATGGCGCCGTCCATGCCCAGCGCCAGCACGACGCGGCCGTCGCCCAGCGGGTAGAGTCGCGCCTGTTTCACCGCGACTCGGCGTCCGAAGCGGCTGAAGTGTCGCCCGACGAGCTGTTTGGCCAGCAATGTGCTCGCCGCATCGTAGCCAAGCAGACCCTCCAGCAGCAGGTGGGCGCTGTCCAACCACCCGATTGGCCCGGTACCAACGGAGGGAGTGTCGTCGTGATTCTCGCCGGCTGCGGTCCGTACACCAGCAAAGGCCGCGCGAACAGGCGGACATCCGCGATCAGTGCGGTATCCTCAAGCCGCAATCCGCCCAGTCGAACCTGTTCCGGTGCCAGGACCAGCCAGAGACTGTCCTGGATGCGAATGCTCTTGTTGAGGAGATTGTACCAGCGCTCGACGCGCGCTCGCAGATCGAACGCGTGAATCTTGCGATCGACCGCGGGCAGTCGACTCTGCAGTTGCGGCCGAAGCGCGGCCACCACACGATCGGTGACGTCGATGTGGAACATCGTCACCCGACACGCATCGCGATCTGTCTCGGTGACCGGTCGCACGGATCGCACGCGTGATCGGGCGCGGATCTGCCAATCGGCATTCACTTCCAGATCGGTCGTGATGACGACGCGGACCCGCGGCCTGATACTGTCGATCCCACACGAGGCGCTGACCGTGGGCCCGATCATGGGATTGTACCAGCCGCGTCCTTCGTACGAGACGATCGTCGATAGCGTGAGTCGAGTCCCATCGAACGCGACGTCGAATGGGGTGCGCGTGGCGGCGAAGGCGAACGCCTGCCGCTTGTTGGACGGGATCGTGATACGACGGGTCATGTCGCCAAACCGCCGGGGGACCGACTGTTCGAGCGCCGACAGCATCGGCTCCAGCGCATAGCTGATCGGTGCGTCGACGACCGATGGCGAGATGGGAGGAAGGACTTTGCGAGCCACTGGACCCGATCCCGGTGTGGCGGCGGCCGGCGCGGCGGGCGACAAGGCGCTACTCCCGCACGCGCCCAGGAGAATCGATCCGACAAGGCCTCCACCGACCACTGACATTGCACGCATACTCAATAGGTTACCCGATATCGTGCGAACGCACCATCCCTGCGGGCTCCGTCCACCTCAACCATACCACTCCATGCATATCGATCTGGCCTCGCGTATTGCCGTCGTCACGGGCGGTGCGAACGGCATCGGTCTCGCGACGGCTCACCGCCTTGCCGCCAGCGGTGCCCGCGTGGCGATCTGGGATCGCGTGGCGAGTGCCGGGGCAGCAGCGGAGCGCGCGCTCATCACTGCGGGTGCGGATGCGCTCTTTGTGGAGACGGATGTCACCAGTCGTGTCAGCGTCGATCACGCGGTGGCCGCCACGTTGACGCGCTTCGGGGCGATTGACATTCTCATCAACAATGCCGGCATCACGCGCGACGCGCAGCTGGTGAAGGTGAAGGAGGGCACGGTAACCGGCGGCATGAGCGACGCCGAGTTCGACGATGTGGTGGCGGTGAATCTCAAGGGGGTATTCACCTGCACGCAGGCGGTCGTGCCGCACCTGCGCGCGCGGGGCGGACGGATCATCAACGCGTCGTCGGTGGTGGCCTTCAACGGGAACTTCGGGCAATCCAACTATGTCGCGACGAAGGCGAGGAATTGGCCTGACGCAGGTGTGGGCCGCGAGCTCGGTCGACGGAATATCACCGTGAACGCCGTGGCCCCGGATTCATTGCCACGGATATGACCCGAATGCCGCAAGTCGCCTCGACGGCATGATGGCGCCACACCGGTGGGGTCGCCTTGGCACGCCGAGGACGTCGCCAACGCCTACTGTTTCCTTACGTCCCGATTTCGCCGCATTCATCAACGGCGCGGTGCTGCGGGTTGATGGCGGATTGGTCATTGGGACGTGAGGAAGTACCTAGTACTCAGTACCTAGTACTTAGTACCTAGTACTTAGTACCTAGTACTTAGTACCTAGTACTTGGTACTTGGTACTTGGTACTTGTTCACTCAGTCCTTTGGCGCCTCATACTGCATGCGTTCCATGATTGCGGCCGCGCGACGCGTGGCGATGGCTCCTCGAGGAGACCAGCGTTTGGGAGACGGCAGGATGGCGGCAAGCCGCGCGGCCTCGTCTCGTGAGAGTGACGCGGCGCTCTTGCCGAAATGCAGTTTCGCCGCCGCCTCCGCCCCGTACACGCTGGGGCCCCACTCGGCGAGGTTCAGGTACAGATCAAGGATGCGTTCCTTCGAGAGCAGCAATTCCAGCCAGACCGTCAGATAGAGTTCCAGGCCCTTCCTCACGTACGACCGGCCATTCCACAAGAAGAGATTCTTGGCTACTTGCTGAGTCAGCGTGGACGCGCCGCGCAATTTGCCGCCGCGTCTCCGGCGCTCGAGGGCCTTGTCGATCTCCACAAAGTCGATGCCGTGGTGCAGGTAGAAACGGTCATCTTCCGAGGCCAGCACGGCGCGGCGCAAGTTGGGCGAGAGCTTGGCGCGTGACACGGTGGTGTGTTTCGGCCAGATCGGGCGCGCGCCGGTGAACACGCGGGTGACTGTCTGTTGCACCATGACCGAGGTCACCGGCGGCTGAATGACGGCCAGGAGCAGAATCATCGGCACGGGCGCCAGCAACATCAGCATGGTCCCGATGACGACACGCCGTGCGACGCGGCCCCATCGCGACGTCGGGCGTCGTGTCATCGCCGCCCTCAGTCGCTGCGACCACCGCCCCGTGAACGGTTTGAACCGCAGGGCGCTCACGGTTCGCGTAAGTGCGCGGGGGTGTCCGGCGGTTGACGTCGCCAACGACGGTGCTGCCAGAAATACTGCTCGGGGTAC from Gemmatimonadaceae bacterium encodes:
- a CDS encoding DUF4403 family protein, whose amino-acid sequence is MDSAHLLLEGLLGYDAASTLLAKQLVGRHFSRFGRRVAVKQARLYPLGDGRVVLALGMDGAISGDAYFVGTPQVDSVARMLTVPDLDFDVATANALVLGLAWLKKGDMVTELRARARVPIEPLMEETRSRVERALNRDLADGVTLSGTVSTGRLLDVVAEPRWLVVRAEAIGKLGLGIDREIRVKRDRRKSATDTAATRSVNK
- the mtgA gene encoding monofunctional biosynthetic peptidoglycan transglycosylase, whose translation is MTRRPTSRWGRVARRVVIGTMLMLLAPVPMILLLAVIQPPVTSVMVQQTVTRVFTGARPIWPKHTTVSRAKLSPNLRRAVLASEDDRFYLHHGIDFVEIDKALERRRRGGKLRGASTLTQQVAKNLFLWNGRSYVRKGLELYLTVWLELLLSKERILDLYLNLAEWGPSVYGAEAAAKLHFGKSAASLSRDEAARLAAILPSPKRWSPRGAIATRRAAAIMERMQYEAPKD
- a CDS encoding DUF4403 family protein, whose protein sequence is MRAMSVVGGGLVGSILLGACGSSALSPAAPAAATPGSGPVARKVLPPISPSVVDAPISYALEPMLSALEQSVPRRFGDMTRRITIPSNKRQAFAFAATRTPFDVAFDGTRLTLSTIVSYEGRGWYNPMIGPTVSASCGIDSIRPRVRVVITTDLEVNADWQIRARSRVRSVRPVTETDRDACRVTMFHIDVTDRVVAALRPQLQSRLPAVDRKIHAFDLRARVERWYNLLNKSIRIQDSLWLVLAPEQVRLGGLRLEDTALIADVRLFARPLLVYGPQPARITTTLPPLVPGQSGGWTAPTCCWRVCLATMRRAHCWPNSSSGDTSAASDAESR